catttctgtattttctttgatatattaatctctcctaCTATTGAAACTAGATCTGTGTCTGTCAAAAAGAGATCCTTAAATGAGAAAACCAGTGTGCTATTTATGAAGGCTATATCTTTAACACCAAGCATAtctgcagactctgttgattttctccttgattcctttaattcgaaagttaagagtgtaatcgatgatattgctcctgtaaaagtcaggaagaagaatggcaggcaaaaatcaccttggagaaactcaacagaggtgcagaatatgaagagacaatgcagaaaagctgagcgcatgtggcggaagacaaaacttgtagtccattataatatctataaagacagccttcgtgctttcagtgtggaactaggcaaagctagacagactttcttttcaaatattataaacaaaaacataaataacacacgcactctttttgctactatagagagactaacaacccccccaagtcactttccaagtgaaatgctctcagacagcaaatgtagtgaatttgctaacttcttctctgagaaaatcaataatatcagaaaggtgatcagcacatccttgagctgcgccggggtcagacaaatcagaccacaacatcagaaagtagttacgatgtctgatttcgaagcagttgatggtaaaattttggaagaaacagtacagcatcttaaaacatcaacctgtgcccttgacacactcccaacatcttttttcaaaagtgtctttaactgtttagaagcagatctcctaaaagtggtaaattcatcacttcactctgggacttttccaaagtcccttaaaactgcagttgttaagcccctcctgaaaaagagcaacctagataacactgtattgagcaactacagaccaatctcaaatcttcctttcataggcaagatcattgaaaaagttgttttcaatcagctgaacaaattcttaatttctaatggttactttgacatttttcaatctggtttcagaccacaccacagtacagagacagcgctcataaagataataaatgatattcgcctcaacacagacacaggcaaactatcagtgctggtgctactcgacctcagtgctgcttttgacactgtcgatcacaacatacttcttgacaggctggaaaactgggtcggactttctggggtggtcctgaaatggttcaagtcatacttagaagggagaggttattatgtaagtataggtggccataaatctgagtggacatccatgacatgcggagtcccgcaaggctcaattcttgcgccactcctgttcaacctgtatatgctcccactaagccaaataatgagagagaacaaaattgcctatcacagttatgcagacgacacccagatctacttagctctatcccctaacgactatagccccattgactccctgtgcaaatgcattgatgaagttaacagttggatgtgccaaaactttcttcagttaaacaaagagaaaactgaagtcattgcgtttggaaacaaagatgaagttctcaaggtgaatgcataccttgacgctaggggtcaaacaactaaaaatcaagtcaggaatcttggtgtgattctggagtctgaccttagtttcagcagtcatgtcaaagcaataactaaatcagcatactatcatctcaaaaatatcgcaagaattagatgctttgtttccagacaagacttagagaaaattgtgcatgctttcatcaccagcagggtggattattgtaatggcctcctcactggccttcccaaaaagaccattagacagctccagctcattcagaacgctgctgccaggattctgagcagaaccagaaaatatgaacacatcacaccagtcctcaggtcgctacactggctaccagttacatttaggattgattttaaagtattattaatggtatataaatcactcattggactaggacctcaatacattgctgatatgctcattgaatacAAACCTATcagatcactcagatcattaggatcacatcagctagaaataccaagggttcactcaaagcaaggagagtcagcttttagctattatgccagtcgcagctggaaccagcttccagaagagatcagatgtgctccaacagtagccacattcaaatccagactcaaaacacatctgtttagctatgcatttactgaatgagcactatgctgcgtccgaactgattgcactatattatatatgcactattttaattactttctatttctcttgtttttattcttatttttaactgttttatacttttattcctgttttattctttttcacacatttaaacagtttttattaaaatcacatttattttcttttaattgatatttcaatttcatgtatctttgatttttgttttctcatttctatgtaaagcactttgaatgacctttgtgtatgaaatgtgctatacaaataaactttgcCTTGCCTTGCTTACCACGGATCTCTACTCTGGTAAAGTGTTTACACAGCTTCCTCTCAAACTCAGAAAGACAGATGGCTATGTCTTCATGCAGCTCAGAAGAATCCCGGCTTTGAAAAGCTGACAAAAGCATCCGTGACACCTCACCTTCTCTTCGTCTATTGAACAGGATAACTTGGGAGAGTGTGACTTTGGCCAAAGCAGCATAGCTGTCTGCAGAGGGGCAGTTTTTAAGTTTATTAAGGAATTTATCCCGTTTCTTTTCTAGATGTGCGTGCAGGACTTTGACATCCTGAGTGAAAGGAATGATCTGTGGTGCATTCCACTTGGCTTCCTTCAATGTAGTTATAGCACCAGCAGAAATGTATTCATTCCACCTTGCTTGGTGTACTTTTCTGAAGTCTCGAGCACACTCAGCACGCTCATGGTCTCCATACATCATCGCATTACTTTCAACAATGCTACAGATCTTTTTTAAAGAATGTCCAAGTTTGAGGGCTAAAGAGGGAATGCGGTAAGAGTTCTTCTCTTCGTCAAAGCCAGACACAACTTTCACAGCTGATATGACATGTTTGAAGTTTGCTGGTATCATGAAGTCCTCCATTGTTTTCAGTGGGGTTATCCTTCTTGCTTCAAGAAGAAGTCTGCCAACTTCTCTCATTTTCTGTCGGATGTAGTCATGTTTGGTCACATCAGATCCCATCCTGTTAAACATGTGCTCTCCCAGTTGCATGATGCATCTGTCACTATGAATCACCCTTGAAACTTCGTCATAGTTCATCAGGGAAAGTACTTTCTTGAAACCTTTACTCACCTCTAAGCCAACAGGTGTTTTTAGGGCACAAAGAGATCTTACTCTTTTTCTGCCCTGAGCTTCATCATCCTTCGGTTTAAGTGGACAGTTTTTAATGTGTTTCCATAGGCTGAGCTTGTTGTAAAGGCCTTGACAGTGAATACAGTGGATAAATTCTTTGGGGTttttgcacttttttggacGGTAGCAGGCAATCATCTCACCTTCCCCTTTTCTCACCACATCTGTGTTGTGGGCAAAGTTGCCCCTTTTTCTAAGAAGGTTTAACTGGACTCTTCGTTCTTTGGAACGTTTTGGGAAAGCTACAGCCTTTGCAACCTCTACTTCATTGCGATGTACAAACTCAAGGTGTCTTGCCATTTTTGCATATGGCTTAGAGCAATAAAGGCAatactgttttttgttatatgaCCTGCTCTTTTTTTGTGGTGATGGCATTGACTGAACCAAAGTCTTTTTGTCAGATGAGGTTTCGGTCTCTTCAGTTTGGCATTTCATCTTTTTTGATGACATTGCTGTcatacatttggcagatgaACTACCTGCCTCTTCAGCTTTCCTTTTTGAAAGGGGTGATTTAGTATGTCTTAAACGTTTGTTGGGTCTAGGATCACTACATTCAGACTTATTGTTTGATCCATCTGAACTCCTTTCAGCCTTGCTTTGTCCAGAAGCACTCCCATCTGATTCATCTGAGCTGAACTGGGGTATGTAGTCAACATCACTGTAGTCCGTAACATCTGAATCACTGTAGGCACTCCCAGAATactaaatgagaaaaatgttACACTTACTTAAATCATGCAAAATTATTTCTTTaactaaatgtttaaaaacttgCTTAATGGGATAGACAACTGCCAGAATCCAACTGATTTTCAACAAGAGGAactcatttaagcatataaagtGCATGGTTAATTACAAACCTGTCTTTTTCTTGATTGCCTTAATGAGTGCATCTGAAAAAAGAACAAACAAAACTAATGTACATAAAAttgtatataataattaaatgtaaataataataatttaaaaaataaaacacttaagaGCAAAAAACAGTTATTTCAACTAGATATATTTCAAACTGTAGCTTAGCAAATAAGGCCTTAGTAGATGGCACACTTGGCACGGTTTGATAATCACAAACAGAAACTCTGTACAATACAACTGTATCATAAAATCTTTTTGCACCATGACATAGATGATAATAATATTAGGTCTGTGAATTCACATTAAACAGTCATTACTAATCTCAATTACCCACCTCCATTAAAGATAGTGTCTCAGACACCTGTGATGAGGAAATCACAGGGGTGGAAGCAGCACAGGGCAAGGGTGTAGAGGGATGCACAGGAGTAGAGGACGATGATGTGGTCATCACAGATGATGAGGGCTGCACAAGTGCAGAGGAAGATGATGTGGTCTTCACAGGTGATGAGGGCTGCACAGGAGAAGAGGACGATGATGTGGTCTTCACAGGTGATGAGGGCTGCACAGGAGAAGAGGACGATGATGTGGTCTTCACAGGTGATGAGGGCTGCACAAGTGCAGAGGACGATGATGTGGTCATCACAGGTGATGAGGGCTGCACAGGAGAAGAGGACGATGATGTGGTCTTCACAGGTGATGAGGGCTGCACAGGAGAAGAGGACGATGATGTGGTCATCACAGATGATGAGGGCTGCACAAGTGCAGAGGAAGATGATGTGGTCTTCACAGGTGATGAGGGCTGCACAGGAGAAGAGGACGATGATGTGGTCTTCACAGGTGATGAGGGCTGCACAAGTGCAGAGAAAGATGATGTGGTCATCACAGGTGATGAGGGCTGCACAGGAGAAGGAGAAGGGTATGAGGGCAATAAGGCTTTTACAGAGGTAGACATTGCACAGGGTGCCTAAGACAGTGCATTAAATGTGTATGCTATAATACTGTCTGTAACTTTAAAAGTATAattgaaaaaaaagttaaaaataaaagcagCATGGAAACTGTTCAACGACTATTaacactttaaataataaagtcTTAATTGACTGAGGTGCTAATCAAGTAATGTGATGATCATATCCAAATATTACTCACCATGAAATATTCTTGTAATGGCTCTATGGCAGTCTTTTTCGTTTTAATTTGTGCTCTGTTAAAGCGCTTATGGCAATCTTTGAGTTTCTGAGGATATATGAAAAGgtattaaacttaaaataaaagtaaaatgtacATAATGTTAAAAGCTGTGACACTCAAAGACATTAGGCAAAACCAATCAAAAATAtagaaaacaaaaagtaaatataaaatattgctTAATTTCAAGTGCTCTGGTTTAGATTAAAAGAATAGTCTACTccttttcaatattaaactatgttattaccttaactaagaattgttgatacatccctctatcatctgtgtgcgtgcacgtaagcgctggagcgcgttgcgacactttgatagcatttagcttagccccattcattcaatgctaccaatcagagataaagttagaagtgaccaaacacatcaacgtttttcctatttaagacgagtagttatacgagcaagtttggtggtacaaaataaaacgtagcgcttttctaagtggatttaaaagagtaactatattttatggcgtaatagcacttttgggagtacttcgactcggcgcagtaacaccctccctctcccattatgagagtgagaaggggagcggacttttcaggcgagtcaaagtactcccaaaagtgctattacgccataaaatatagttcctcttttaaatccgcttagaaaagcgctacgttttattttgtaccaccaaacttgctcgtataactactcgttttaaacaggaaaaacgttgatgtgtttgctcacttctaactttatctctgattggtaccattgaatgaatggaaCGAaatgtcgcagcgcgctccagcgcttacgtgcacgcacacagatgataaagggatgtatcaacaattcttagttaaggtaataacatagtttaatattgaaaatgagtagactattcctttaagagcaAGCCAAATAAATTTAGTTTAGTAAACTAAATAAGGAAACCCATAAATctgttagaaaagatatagcacataAAGTAAGAAGAGTCTATGGGCCAGATCTACTAACAGCTTGtgccagcgcaaaccatcattttgttaCATAACGACTGTTGTGATTTATTAAAGACTTGAAtgtctttaaaatacaaaatcgATTGTGGGACCATTGTCATGTTTGAATAGAAAAGAGCTCTGCCCGAACTGCTGCTATAAAATTAGACACACACAATTTTGGAAAATATCATTATATACTGTAGCATTAAGATTTGTGCTCACAGAAATGAGTAGTTAAATGTGTTCACTAGAAGTTGCCGTCCAATACTTTTGTCCATATAGTGTAACTAGTTATCTGATGAAGTAAACGGCCTAAGATACTTTCTGCATGTATAGAATGGTTACCATTTTATTCTCTGATGTACTTGCTTTGCCTGACTGTTGTGGCTCAACTTGCTTATGTGGTTCATTGATGTACACCTTATACAGGGCAGATGAGGAAACAGGAGGAGCCTGATGGAACTGAAAGTCAGAAAAGAAGAGTTAGGGGGTAAATTTTGTACTGTATTTGCTAAGCTTTTGTATGGTTTTGTTTTATACTGTGATGTATAAAAGACAGTGAGATGCAGTAATATAAGGTACACGTTCATCTGTCCTACAGTAACTTTAGCTGAACCTACTTTTTAAATCTGTCAGTATTcctctgtttaaaaaaacaaacaagaataTGTTTACTGAAAAAATGCATGATTTAGAAGTTGTGGCATTGTTTCACAGAGGATTAAATGCTTGTCCAATATGTCAAAAACCTCTCAAATTGCTAGTTTCCCACATGACTGTATAGAACCCGAATATAGATGTTTTGTGTACTTACCAATTTCTGCAAATCCAAACTGCTGACTGGGCTTTTATCACTGGATTCTGTTGA
This sequence is a window from Misgurnus anguillicaudatus chromosome 24, ASM2758022v2, whole genome shotgun sequence. Protein-coding genes within it:
- the LOC129419425 gene encoding uncharacterized protein: MDASKEDGSLGRLVNDEHRNPTCKIRTVEVNKKPHLCLFAVRDIQPGEEITYSYGDSDWPWRAKVSSTESSDKSPVSSLDLQKLFHQAPPVSSSALYKVYINEPHKQVEPQQSGKASTSENKMKLKDCHKRFNRAQIKTKKTAIEPLQEYFMPSSPVMTTSSFSALVQPSSPVKTTSSSSSPVQPSSPVKTTSSSSALVQPSSSVMTTSSSSSPVQPSSPVKTTSSSSSPVQPSSPVMTTSSSSALVQPSSPVKTTSSSSSPVQPSSPVKTTSSSSSPVQPSSPVKTTSSSSALVQPSSSVMTTSSSSTPVHPSTPLPCAASTPVISSSQVSETLSLMEMHSLRQSRKRQYSGSAYSDSDVTDYSDVDYIPQFSSDESDGSASGQSKAERSSDGSNNKSECSDPRPNKRLRHTKSPLSKRKAEEAGSSSAKCMTAMSSKKMKCQTEETETSSDKKTLVQSMPSPQKKSRSYNKKQYCLYCSKPYAKMARHLEFVHRNEVEVAKAVAFPKRSKERRVQLNLLRKRGNFAHNTDVVRKGEGEMIACYRPKKCKNPKEFIHCIHCQGLYNKLSLWKHIKNCPLKPKDDEAQGRKRVRSLCALKTPVGLEVSKGFKKVLSLMNYDEVSRVIHSDRCIMQLGEHMFNRMGSDVTKHDYIRQKMREVGRLLLEARRITPLKTMEDFMIPANFKHVISAVKVVSGFDEEKNSYRIPSLALKLGHSLKKICSIVESNAMMYGDHERAECARDFRKVHQARWNEYISAGAITTLKEAKWNAPQIIPFTQDVKVLHAHLEKKRDKFLNKLKNCPSADSYAALAKVTLSQVILFNRRREGEVSRMLLSAFQSRDSSELHEDIAICLSEFERKLCKHFTRVEIRGKQAIAKQSNSEEIVDNSSVKSSTNAGEYFGGL